In Bifidobacteriaceae bacterium, the DNA window GCGGTTGTTCGGGCCAAAAGGGGTCGGCAAGACCGCCACCGCGCGCAGACGGGCCCGCTCCGTCTTGTCTCTTGACGTCGCGGAGAACAGGCAGCGCCACCGGGCAGACCCAGAGTTGATCACACGTCTGCCGCCGCCAGTGTTGATAGACGAATGGCAACGTGAACCCGATTGCTGGGACGTGGTACGGCGACATGTCGACAACGGGGCTGCCAAAGGCCGGTACCTTCTCGCGGGCAGCGCCACAGTGCCGGAAGGAACGCAGATTCATTCCGGGGCCGGGAGAATCGTCGGTTTCCACATGCGCCCCATGAGCCTCCCGGAGCGGGCCGTCGCGGAGACCACGGTTTCCCTGAGCGGGCTGCTAGCCGGCGGAGCCGTCATCGAGGGCAGCACAGCTGTCCGACTGGCCCACTACGTCGAAGAGTTGACCGCCTCCGGGCTGCCCGGCATACGCCCTCAACCGCCCCGAATGCGGCGGCTGCTTCTCGATTCCTACCTGGACCAAGCCCTGTCGAAGGAACTCCCGGAGCAAGGGCGCGCGGTGCGGCGCCCGGAGGCGTTGCGAGCGTGGCTCAGCGCCTACGCGGCGGCCACGGCCACAACGGCCAGCTATGAGCGCATTCTTGCGGCCGCGACGCCCGGCGAAGGCGATAAGCCGTCCAGGGGCGCTGTAACCCGGTACCGCGACATCCTCTCGGAGCTCTATCTGCTTGACCCGCTGCCCGCTTGGCTCCCCGGCCGGAACCGCCTCAAACGGCTAGGCCAGGCCCCCAAGCACTATCTGGCGGATCCGGCCCTAGCCGCCCGACTGCTCCGCGTGAGCCCCGACGCCCTCCTGGCCGGAAACGCGGAAACCCCCCGCATCGCGGGGGCGGACGCTTCGCTCTTGGGGGCACTGTTCGAGCATCTGGCGGCTCTTAGCGTCAGAGTGCACGCCGCCGGCTCCGAGGCCCGCGTCTACCACCTGCGCACGGAGCGGGGGGAGCACGAGGTCGATCTCATTGTTGAGACAGACGACGCCCGAGTGGTGGCCTTCGAGGTCAAGCTCGCCCAGACCGTGGAGGACCGGGATGTTCGCCACTTGCGTTGGCTGTCAGAGCAGCTTGGCGGCAATCTGGTTGACGCCGCGGTCCTCACCACCGGAACCCACGCCTATCGACGGAGAGACGGGATAGCCGTTGTGCCCTTGGCGTTGTTGGGCCCCTGACGGGCGCTCCGCCCGAGCAGGCAAAGAACGCGCCACGAAATGGCGGCCGTGCCCGGCGGGGCGGACCGCCCGCGACCAGATGAGAACCTACAGTCGGTGCCCCCGACCAGACGAAAACCTACGTTCGGCGCCGAATGTAGGTTCCTGTCTGCCCCGCCGGGCCGAATGTACGTTCCTGTCTGCCCCGCCGGGCCGAATGTAGGTTCCTGTCTTGGGGACGTTTCCGTATTCCCAGGTCACAGCCTCGGGGCGGGCCAACCGGCAGATGAAAACCTACATTCGCCGATCCCGACCAGATGAGAACCTACAGTCGGCGCCCGCGACCAGATGAAAACCTACGTTCGGCGCCGAGTGTAGGTTCCCGTCTGGCCCGGGCCGCCCGAGGGCGGCCTCGGTGCGCGGGCCTGCCCGCAGGAGAGCGGGCAGTCGTGCGAATTCGCTCAGGGCGCCGCCCTGAGGGTGGCCTGCCCGCTTGGGAACGGGCCGGCGGCCCTCAGGATCGCGGCGGGCGGGTGCGTTGACGACAGCCGCTCGGTCAAAGTCGCCCTCAGCGCCTCAGCCGCCGCGGCCGAGTCGGTCAGGCAGGCCACCGTGGGACCCGAGCCTGAGACGAGGGCGCCGCAGGCGCCCTCCGCCAGCGCGCATTCAATCGTGTCCGCCAATTGCGGGCGCAGGGCGAACGCCGCCGGCTGGAGGTCATTGACCAGGTGGGCGCCGACCCGCCAGGGATCGCCGGCCGCCAGGCCGGCCAACAGCGCCTCTGGAACATCCGGCGGCTCCGTCAGGCCGCGCGCGGCGCCCATCGCGTCGAAGCGCGCGAACACCTCCGGCGTGGACAGCCCGTCCGCGCTGGTCACCAGCACCCATTCAAAGGTCCCCGCAGACTGGACAGGCCGCAAGTCTTCCCCCCGGCCACGGCCCAACGCGTTGCCCCCCGCGCAGGCCTGTGGGGCGGCGGGGTCCGCCTCGAAGCGCGCGCCAACCCCGTTGCCTCGTTGGGACGGCAACCCGGCGGTCGGATCGCTCACGGGCGGCGTGCTCAGCGCGTCACGCTGTGGCAGCGTCAGCGCGGGTCCGGGCACAAGCCCGCTCACTCCGTCGGCCACCGCCGGGTTTGCCAGACCCGCGCCCAGAACGGCAAACGGCACGTCCGAGCCCAACTCCGCCGCCAATTCGACCAGTTGCAGACGGCTCAACCCCAGTCCCCACCAGGCGTTGAGCACCACCAAGGCGGCGGCCCCGTCCGCGCTGCCGCCCGCCAGCCCGCCTGCCACCGGGATCGCCTTGTCAATCCGCAGGTACACGGGGGACAGCGGCCCGAACCGGCCGCGCAGCAGTTCGGCCGCCCGCAACGTCAGGTTGGTCTGATCGAGCGGCACCGCGTCCGCCTGGAGCCCGCTCACCGCCAGTTCGTCGCCCCCCGCCGCCGATGCCGTCACCGTCACCCGCTCAACCAGGTCAACCGAGTGGAACAGGCTGTTCAGGGGGTGGTAGCCGTCCGCCCGGCGCGGGCCGACCCGCAGAGCCAGATTGATCTTTGCCGCCGCTACGGCCGTCAGCTCAGGTGTCACCGCGACCCCGCCTCGGCGTCTGGCGCCCGCCCGCTGCCCCCAGGGCTCCCGCCGATGCCGTCGCGCGGTCCCCGGCCCCGTCCGCGTCCAAGTTGGCCAGGGCCACCGCCAGCCGCGCGAAGTCTGTCACCGCCAGGGTTTCGCCGCGGGCTGACGGGTCGATCTCGGCGGCCCGCAGGGCCGCCTCCGCCCGCGCGGGGCCGCCTGCCAAACCGGCCAAAGCGGCGCGGAGGGTTTTGCGGCGGGCGGCGAAGGCGGCATCGACCACCGCGAAGACCTGGGCGCGGGGCGGGGCGCCGGCGGGGACCGGGCACCGTTCAAGGTAGACCAAGGCGGAATCCACCCTGGGCACGGGGAAGAACGCGCTGCGGGGCACGCGGCCGGCCAGGCGCGCCGACGCCCACCAGGCGGCTTTGACGCTGGGAATCCCGTAGGTGCGGGACCCGGGCGGCGCCACCAGGCGGTCCGCCACCTCGGCCTGGACCATGACGAGCGCGCGCCGGATGGAGGGGAACCGCTCCATGAAGCGCAGCAACACCTTCGTGGCGACGTTGTAGGGCAGATTGGCGACCAGCGCGGTTGGCTCCGGCGTCCCCAGGTCGGCAATGTGGAGCGCGTCGGCGTTCAGGACGGTCAACCGCTCCGCCAGCGCGGTCTGGCCGGCTTCCGTTCTCCGGCCGACGGTGGCCGGCAGGGCGACGGCCAGCACCGGGTCGATCTCCACCGCTGTGACGGACGCGCCCGCCTCAAGCAGGGCGAGCGTCAAGGATCCAAGGCCGGGCCCGATCTCCGCCACCCGTTCGCCGGGAGCGAGTTGGGCGGCGGCGACAATCCGCCGGACCTGCGACGGATCGACCACGAAGTTCTGCCCAAGGGCCTTGGCGGGGCGCACCCCCAACTCTGCGACCAACTCGCGCACGTCAGTCGGGGTCAACAACAAGGGGCCCCTCCGTGAGACGAGAAATGGGGACGGTACCTATTTCCGGCCAGCCGGAAATAGGTACCGTCCCCATTTCTGGCCAGCCCCATTTTGGGGGTCAGTACCAGCCCTTGGATTGGAACGCGCCCCACGCGCCGCACGGCGTGGCGTAGCGGCCGGAGATGTAGCCGAGGCCCCACTTGATTTGGGTGGCGGGGTTGGTTTGCCAGTCGGCGCCAGCCGTCGCCATCTTGGAGCCCGGCAGGGCCTGCGGGATGCCGTAAGCGCCGGAGGAACGGTTGGCGGCGTCCACGCGCCAACCGGACTCGCGCTGCCAGAGGGACACGAGGCACGCGAACTGGTCGTCTCCCCAGCCGTAGGAATCGGCCATCATTTGCTTGGCGATCCCCTGCGCGCTGCCCGGGTCGACGTCAATCCTGACGGGTGGCGCCACGGCGACTTGTTTGGTCCCTATCAGCACGACTTGGTTGACCGGCCGCGAGATCACGGTCGAGAGCAGCACCTCGCGGGACAACTCTTTGCCGCCCGCCACTTTGGCCGCGTAGGTGATGGCCTGTTGGCCCGCCACTCCAGGCGTTTGAACCTTCTTCACGCCTTTCGGCAGGGTCGGGTCTTCCTTTTCGATGGTCTCGAACGGGATGGCCACCATGTCGGTGCCGCTGGTCGCCACCGCGCGTTCAATCAGGATCTGCTGGCCGTCCTGCGGGACCTCGTCAAGGGCCGGCGAGACCTGGTCGTCTTCGGCCAGGATCACGCCCATCTCGCCCAAGAGCTCGCGGACCGTGCCGGCGTTCGAGTAAAGGTTCATGACCGCGCCGTCAACCGCCACGGACAGCGCCTTCGGGGTCGAGACGTTGACCACCCCGACCAAGCGTTCGATCGACGCGCGCCGGGAGACGGACAGCCGCGCCTCCTCGGAGCGGACTCCCAGGTCGGCCAAGGCTTCCTCAACGGTGGCGGCCGTGGTCCAGATGGTCCGGCGCTCGCCGTCGATCGTCAATTCCATGGGCCGGGCGGTGCGGACTACGATCTCCCCGGAGCGCGGCACCGCCGCGTCGGGTCCGGGCGCCACAAGGTCCATGTCGGTGTACGCGATGTGCTCCTGCGCCAAAACGCCCTTGACAGAGCCGGCGAAGGTGGTGACCTCGCGGCTCGCGCCGTCGACGGTCACCGTGACGGTCTTGTGCGCCTGGGCGAAGCCGGCTATGCCGGCGGCGGCCATAGCCAAGACGGCTACGCGCGCGGCGAGCTTGATCCGGCGTCCGCCTGAGGCGGTGCGCCGGGCTCGGCTGCGCTGACGTGGCGCCGCGTGGCCACTGGGATGTGTCATCGACAAGTTGCGATACTCCCATGAAGGTCGGGTACGTCGGTCGGGTTCGACCATAACGGATTTATCGTGACGGCGCGACTCCCATTACTCCCAGGCTCGCCGTTTCTGTGGTTGATACTGCCGTACCTTCACCAAATTTTCACCAATCGCCGTACGCGCGAGTGGTGTTTTCCTGAATCTGGTGGCATGCGCGTTCCAGCTCCAAGCCCATTTGTTCGGCCAAGACAGCCATGGTCAGAGGGATCATGTACGGGGCGTTCGGGCGCCCCCGGAACGGGTCCGGCGTGAGATAAGGGGCGTCCGTTTCAACCAGCACCAATTCCGGCGGCAGTTCGCTCACAGCGGCACGCAATTCGCCGGCCGATTTGAAGGTGACCGGTCCGCCGAACGAGCAATACCAACCCTGGGCGGCCACCAGCGCCGCCATTGCCCGGTCGCCGGAGAAGCAATGGAACACCGTGCGTTCCGGGGCGCCGACATCATTCAAGGTCGCGATCACGTCCGCGTGCGCGTCCCGGTCGTGAATCTGCAACGCCAGGCCCAATTCTTTGGCGAGCTGGATGTGATCGCGGAAAGCGGCCAATTGGGCCGGACGCCCGGCCGGCCCGGTGCGGAAATAGTCCAGCCCGGTTTCGCCTACGGCCCGGATCCGGGAGGTGGAACGGGCGAGTTCGGCGATTTCAGCGAAAGCCCCCTCATAGGCCCCGGCTTCCGCCAGCCGGGCGGCTTCGTTCGGGTGGATGGCGATCGCGCCGATCACCGCGGGCTCCCCCACCGCCACATTGGCGGTCCAACGGGCCGCTTCAAGGTCGCAGCCGCATTGGACAATCCGGGACACGCCGACCTGGGCCGCCGCCGCGACCTGTTGGCCCAGCGTCAAAGGCGCCGCCGGGAAATGCTGAAACGGCTCGATGTGGGTGTGGTTGTCCGTCACCGGCGCCGGCAGCGGCGCGGGCGCGGGCGGGTAGGAGCGGTCCTGGGCCATGGCCTTCCCCGCGCCTACCCGGCCTGGTCGCCCGGTTCGGCCGATTCGTCCAAGCCCGCCAGACGGGCGTTCTCAACGGCCACCACTCCCGGATCAAGTTTGACGAAGATCGGCTGGGCGGGCGGGACCGCCTGGCCCTGGGGCAGCGGTTGACGCCGCCAAGCGGGGGCCGGGCGGCCGGATTCCCGCCCGTAGTCGCCCGTGATGATGGGGTAAGACCGCGACGGATCGTCCAGGTCGGACACGTCCTCGATGGACGGCTTGTCGCCGAAAGGCCGGTTGTAGCCCAGCGCCGCGTCGACATCCTGCGCCGAATGGGGCAGGAACGGGGCCAACATGGTGTTGCAGTCCGACACGCATTGGGCGGCCACATGCAGCACCTCCGCCATACGCGCGCGGTCCGCGTCATCCCCCTTGGCCAGCTTCCACGGGGCCGTGTCCGCGAGGTACTTGTTGACCTCTCCCACAGTCTTCATCGCCTGGGTGATCGCGGCCTTTTGGCGGTGCGACCGGATCAAGCGCCCCACCTCGCCAAAGGCCAGTTCGGTGGCCCGCAGCACGGCTTGGTCCTCCGGCGCCGGAGCGGTCGGCGCGGGCGGAATGGAACCCAGGTTCTTGTGGATCAGGTTGACCGTCCGGTTGACCAAGTTGCCCCAGCCCGCGACCAACTCGGAATTGGTCCGCCGGACGAATTCCTCCCAGGTGAACTCCGCGTCCTGGCTCTCCGGCCCCGCCACCGCGATGAAATAGCGCAGCGCGTCCGGTTGATAGCGCGAAAGCATGTCCCGCACCAGAATCACCCGGCCGCGCGAGGACGAGAACTGCTCGCCGCCAATGTTCAAGAACTCCGAGGACACCACCTCGGTGGGGAGATTCAATTCGCCGTAACGGCCCGGCTCGCCGCCGCGCGAGCCCTCGCCGTTGTAGCCCAGCAATTCGGCCGGCCAGATTTGCGAGTGGAAAGTGATGTTGTCCTTGCCCATAAAGTAATAGGAGCGGGCCTCGGGCGAGTTCCACCACTGGCGCCACCGGTCGGCATCGGCGGCTTGGCCCGTCTTCAAAGCCAGCCGACGGGCCCACTCGATCGAGGCGGACAAATAGCCGACCACTGCGTCAAACCAAACGTAGATGCGCTTGTTCGGGTTGTCCTCCCACCCCGGCAGCGGCACCGGGATGCCCCAGTCGATGTCCCGCGTCATGGCCCGTGGGCGCACGTCCTCCAACAGGTTGAAGGAGAACTTCAGCACGTTCGGGCGCCAATCCGCGCGGGTCTCCAGCCAGGCCGCCAGGGATTCGACCAGGGACGGCAAATCCAAGAAGAAATGGTTCGACTGCACGAATTTGGGCGTCTCGCCGTTTATCCGCGAGCGCGGGTTGACCAAGTCGATCGGGTCTAGCTGGTTGCCGCAGTTGTCGCATTGGTCGCCGCGAGCCCCGTCGAACCCGCAGATGGGGCATGTGCCCTCGATGAACCGGTCCGGCAACGTGCGCCCAGTGGAAGGCGAGATCGCGCCCATGGTGGTCTTTTCCACCATGTAGCCGTTCTTGTGGACCGTGCGGAACATCTCCTGCACCACGGCGTAGTGGTTCCGGGTGGTGGTGCGCGTGAACAAGTCGTAGGCCAGGCCCAGCCGCTGCAGGTCCTCGACTATGACCCGGTTGTAGCGGTCGGCCAGCGCCTGCGCGCTGATGCCCTCCTCCTCCGCTTGGACCAGGATGGGCGTGCCGTGCTCGTCGGTGCCGGACACCATCAGCACGTCGTTGCCGGCCATCCGCATGTAGCGGGAGAACACGTCGGAGGGGACGCCGAAGCCGGCCACGTGGCCGATGTGCCTAGGTCCGTTGGCGTAGGGCCAAGCCACTGCGGACAAAACGCGATTCATGGGGGCTAGCCTACTTGGGTTGCCTACGGGAGGTTCGAGGCGCCGGGCCACAGGGGGTCCGATGCCGCCTGCCCGGCCTCCTCAAGCACCCTCAGCACGTTCCCTCCCGCCAGTTTGGCGAGGTCTTGGGGCGGACCAGCCCTTCTCGGCCAGGGCCGCGAGCAGGCGCGGATAGCCCGCGACGTCCTCCTGGAGCTTGGCTTTGACACCGGTCAGGCTCGCGGGAACGGGTGGGCGGCGGCGCGGCGGCGGCGTTCGGCCAAAGCCGCCCGTGGGTCGCCCGGCAATCCCGGCGCGTTAGAGCGGGACTCGGGTGAGTCTTCCGGCTGGAACGGCTCGACCCACTCGCGTTCAAAGGCCCGCCCCTCGATCACCACCTCCAGAACGTGGTCCAAGGCGCCCAAGTCCGCCAGCGGGTCGCCTTGGACCACGATCAAGTCCGCCGCGTAGCCGGGCGCCAGCACGCCGGTCACCCCGGCCAAGCCGACGGCGCCAGCCGACCTGGAGGTGGCGGCGATCAGGACCTCGGCCCGCGGCAGCCCCGAAGCCTCCAGTTGTTTGAGGCCGGACGTGTAGGCGCTGGCCGGGTAGACCGCCCCGATGTCATGGCCGGTCACCAGCTTGGCGCCGTGCTGGTACAACTGCAGGGCGCGGGGCGTGCGAGTCTCGCCCGGCACCGGCGGGTAGGACGGCGGGGCGCAACCGTCCACGTAGATGCCGCGCTCCGCGATCTGGTCCGCCAACGCCGGGTCGAAGTCCGTCACGCCGTCCTTGCCGACAAAGGTGACATGGGTGATGTAGTCAATCCCGGCCTCAACCGACCGCCTGATTCCCTCCGTGCCGTGGGCGTGGGCGGCGACGTGCTTGCCCAGCCGGTGGGCGTCATCCACCAAGGCGCGCAGCTCTGGCACCGTGAACTGGGCGTTCCACGGGGCGGTGGCGTGGGACATGAAGCCGCCGGTCGCCATCACCTTGATGGCGTCCGCGCCCGCTTGGTGGTGCGCCCGCACCTGGCGGAGGATCTCGGTGACGGAGTCCGCCCAGCCCGCGCTGGCCCCGTGCCCGCCGGAGTAGCTGATGGCTGGTCCGGCGGCCACCACGCGGGGGCCGGAGACCAGGCCGGCCCGGATCGCCTCCCGCAAGGCCACGTCCACGTAGTCGCGGGTGCCCAGAGACTGCACCGTGGTGACGCCCAGGGAGGCGAGTTGCCGGGCGATCTTGACGGAGGACAGGACCTCCCACGCCGTGGCGTGGAGCGCCGGGTCCGCCACCTGGGGCTGGATCGCCCAAGAATAGGAGCCCAGGTGCGCGTGGGTCTCAATCAGGCCGGGCAGGATGGTCGCGGCGCCGTGGTCGGTGCGGGGCCAGGTCGCGTAGTCCGCCGGGAGTTCGGACGCGGCGCCGGCCCACGCCACCTTTCCGCCGGTCAGCGCGACGGCACCGGACTGAATGTGGGCCGTCGCGGCGCCTGTGAAGAGCCGGTCCGCAGTCAGCACCCGGTCCGGGGCGGGCGGCGCCGTCGCGTCAACGGCGCGCGGGAATTTGGCAGCCATCTTTAGGTTTCCTTTCGTTTCAGCACGAGCAGGCGTCGGGCGGCCACCGGCCGCCTACCGGGCGGCGCCGACCAGTTCAAGGGCCGGGCCCGGGGTCTGAGTCGAGGCCTGGGCGCCCGCGGCCGGGCGCCAACCCAGCGCCGGGGCGATCTTGGTGGCCACCAGCTCGAGGATTTGGAGGTAGTCCTCAAAGGCGAAGGTGAACGGCAGCAGGACGGCCAACTCGTCGGCGTAGGCGAAAGACGGGTCCCCCTCCAGGTCCTGAAGGATCGCCTCGCTCGGGGCGACCGAATCCTTCCGGATGTAGAAGAACTCGTCGCCGTTGTCGATCGGGGCCAGGGTTCGCGGGGTGCGCTCCTCCAGGTAGGCCTGGTATTTCGCGGCCTGCGCGGGCGTGGCCGCGTCGGTCGGCACAATCACCCGGCCGTGGGCTATTTGGCCGGCGAAGCCGGCCGCCTGGTGGGCGCGGTACGCCTGCCCCTGGAGGGCCTGGGCCTGGTCGAAGGTGGTGGCGGCGGTGAGCCCCAGGGCCTTGCGGCCGTGGAACATGTTGGCGTTGATGATGTGCCACTGGTTCTCCGCCGCCCAGAC includes these proteins:
- a CDS encoding DUF4143 domain-containing protein → RLFGPKGVGKTATARRRARSVLSLDVAENRQRHRADPELITRLPPPVLIDEWQREPDCWDVVRRHVDNGAAKGRYLLAGSATVPEGTQIHSGAGRIVGFHMRPMSLPERAVAETTVSLSGLLAGGAVIEGSTAVRLAHYVEELTASGLPGIRPQPPRMRRLLLDSYLDQALSKELPEQGRAVRRPEALRAWLSAYAAATATTASYERILAAATPGEGDKPSRGAVTRYRDILSELYLLDPLPAWLPGRNRLKRLGQAPKHYLADPALAARLLRVSPDALLAGNAETPRIAGADASLLGALFEHLAALSVRVHAAGSEARVYHLRTERGEHEVDLIVETDDARVVAFEVKLAQTVEDRDVRHLRWLSEQLGGNLVDAAVLTTGTHAYRRRDGIAVVPLALLGP
- the rsmA gene encoding 16S rRNA (adenine(1518)-N(6)/adenine(1519)-N(6))-dimethyltransferase RsmA, coding for MLTPTDVRELVAELGVRPAKALGQNFVVDPSQVRRIVAAAQLAPGERVAEIGPGLGSLTLALLEAGASVTAVEIDPVLAVALPATVGRRTEAGQTALAERLTVLNADALHIADLGTPEPTALVANLPYNVATKVLLRFMERFPSIRRALVMVQAEVADRLVAPPGSRTYGIPSVKAAWWASARLAGRVPRSAFFPVPRVDSALVYLERCPVPAGAPPRAQVFAVVDAAFAARRKTLRAALAGLAGGPARAEAALRAAEIDPSARGETLAVTDFARLAVALANLDADGAGDRATASAGALGAAGGRQTPRRGRGDT
- a CDS encoding ubiquitin-like domain-containing protein, yielding MAAAGIAGFAQAHKTVTVTVDGASREVTTFAGSVKGVLAQEHIAYTDMDLVAPGPDAAVPRSGEIVVRTARPMELTIDGERRTIWTTAATVEEALADLGVRSEEARLSVSRRASIERLVGVVNVSTPKALSVAVDGAVMNLYSNAGTVRELLGEMGVILAEDDQVSPALDEVPQDGQQILIERAVATSGTDMVAIPFETIEKEDPTLPKGVKKVQTPGVAGQQAITYAAKVAGGKELSREVLLSTVISRPVNQVVLIGTKQVAVAPPVRIDVDPGSAQGIAKQMMADSYGWGDDQFACLVSLWQRESGWRVDAANRSSGAYGIPQALPGSKMATAGADWQTNPATQIKWGLGYISGRYATPCGAWGAFQSKGWY
- a CDS encoding TatD family hydrolase — protein: MAQDRSYPPAPAPLPAPVTDNHTHIEPFQHFPAAPLTLGQQVAAAAQVGVSRIVQCGCDLEAARWTANVAVGEPAVIGAIAIHPNEAARLAEAGAYEGAFAEIAELARSTSRIRAVGETGLDYFRTGPAGRPAQLAAFRDHIQLAKELGLALQIHDRDAHADVIATLNDVGAPERTVFHCFSGDRAMAALVAAQGWYCSFGGPVTFKSAGELRAAVSELPPELVLVETDAPYLTPDPFRGRPNAPYMIPLTMAVLAEQMGLELERACHQIQENTTRAYGDW
- the metG gene encoding methionine--tRNA ligase, which encodes MNRVLSAVAWPYANGPRHIGHVAGFGVPSDVFSRYMRMAGNDVLMVSGTDEHGTPILVQAEEEGISAQALADRYNRVIVEDLQRLGLAYDLFTRTTTRNHYAVVQEMFRTVHKNGYMVEKTTMGAISPSTGRTLPDRFIEGTCPICGFDGARGDQCDNCGNQLDPIDLVNPRSRINGETPKFVQSNHFFLDLPSLVESLAAWLETRADWRPNVLKFSFNLLEDVRPRAMTRDIDWGIPVPLPGWEDNPNKRIYVWFDAVVGYLSASIEWARRLALKTGQAADADRWRQWWNSPEARSYYFMGKDNITFHSQIWPAELLGYNGEGSRGGEPGRYGELNLPTEVVSSEFLNIGGEQFSSSRGRVILVRDMLSRYQPDALRYFIAVAGPESQDAEFTWEEFVRRTNSELVAGWGNLVNRTVNLIHKNLGSIPPAPTAPAPEDQAVLRATELAFGEVGRLIRSHRQKAAITQAMKTVGEVNKYLADTAPWKLAKGDDADRARMAEVLHVAAQCVSDCNTMLAPFLPHSAQDVDAALGYNRPFGDKPSIEDVSDLDDPSRSYPIITGDYGRESGRPAPAWRRQPLPQGQAVPPAQPIFVKLDPGVVAVENARLAGLDESAEPGDQAG
- a CDS encoding amidohydrolase family protein, which codes for MAAKFPRAVDATAPPAPDRVLTADRLFTGAATAHIQSGAVALTGGKVAWAGAASELPADYATWPRTDHGAATILPGLIETHAHLGSYSWAIQPQVADPALHATAWEVLSSVKIARQLASLGVTTVQSLGTRDYVDVALREAIRAGLVSGPRVVAAGPAISYSGGHGASAGWADSVTEILRQVRAHHQAGADAIKVMATGGFMSHATAPWNAQFTVPELRALVDDAHRLGKHVAAHAHGTEGIRRSVEAGIDYITHVTFVGKDGVTDFDPALADQIAERGIYVDGCAPPSYPPVPGETRTPRALQLYQHGAKLVTGHDIGAVYPASAYTSGLKQLEASGLPRAEVLIAATSRSAGAVGLAGVTGVLAPGYAADLIVVQGDPLADLGALDHVLEVVIEGRAFEREWVEPFQPEDSPESRSNAPGLPGDPRAALAERRRRAAAHPFPRA